TCAATTCCATAGGTCGAACATGTGGGATAAAACCGGCAAGCTGGCGGAGTCATTGGGGAAATAAATCGCTGGTAAAAACGGATGATCAAAATAAAGAGCCGTTTCATTTTCGCCTTCCCTTAGACTGTCTGATCGAACCGGCTCGCTGTAAAACGTGTAGAAGGCTTTTTTCCATCTCAAAAAAATCCATATCTGCTGTTGGATTTCTGGCAATAATGATGTAATCTCTTCCGGATGTGATCTCTTCTTCATGTTTCATGAAGATTTCTTTGACCACACGCTTGATCCGGTTCCGGGTCACCGCATTTCCGACCCGCTTGCTGACTGATAATCCAAGCCG
This genomic stretch from Fictibacillus marinisediminis harbors:
- the rnpA gene encoding ribonuclease P protein component; protein product: MEKKKRIKKNEEFQEVFKRGKSSANRQFVIYALEKGDQPHLRLGLSVSKRVGNAVTRNRIKRVVKEIFMKHEEEITSGRDYIIIARNPTADMDFFEMEKSLLHVLQRAGSIRQSKGRRK